A stretch of the Archangium violaceum genome encodes the following:
- a CDS encoding cytochrome P450: MTVRLNLFAPEFRANPYPFFAELRRQPTLSNVDPLGFWAVSRYADVLHVLKNPQLFSSTGNRAPAEPEWLGRSNPFADSMVMVDPPRHTRLRALVNRSFGPTALSRMEPRIRAYAEQAAAELTLGRPVDFVESFALRVPAAVIGELLGLDASLHPRFKRWADDINNTSSTPPDAHEWHAQIRGTYAEMEQYLKEVIAERRRAPREDMISDLLAARIEGEALTDAELLGFLFLLLIAGLETTVHLLGHAALVLAERPDVFARVRADRSLIPRFIEEVLRYEPVAQTLLRLTTAETELGGVRLPAGSHVMLLLGSACRDEAQFPNSESFDLDREGSQSMPFGHGIHFCLGAPLARMEARLALNALLDRCGGLVRDAAPVQWHASIVVRGPTVLPLTVLPG; the protein is encoded by the coding sequence ATGACCGTTCGTCTGAATCTCTTCGCACCCGAGTTCCGCGCCAACCCCTATCCGTTCTTCGCCGAGCTGCGGCGCCAGCCCACGCTCTCCAATGTGGATCCGCTCGGCTTCTGGGCCGTGTCGCGTTACGCGGACGTCCTGCACGTCTTGAAGAATCCCCAACTCTTCTCCTCCACCGGCAATCGGGCGCCCGCGGAGCCCGAGTGGCTGGGTCGTAGCAACCCGTTCGCGGACTCCATGGTCATGGTGGATCCACCCCGGCATACCCGCCTCCGGGCGCTCGTCAACCGGTCGTTCGGCCCCACCGCGTTGAGCCGGATGGAGCCGCGCATCCGCGCCTACGCCGAGCAGGCCGCCGCCGAGTTGACCCTCGGCCGCCCCGTGGACTTCGTCGAGTCCTTCGCCCTGCGCGTGCCCGCGGCCGTCATCGGTGAGCTGCTCGGCCTGGATGCCTCGCTGCACCCGCGCTTCAAGCGCTGGGCGGACGACATCAACAACACCAGCTCCACGCCCCCGGATGCCCACGAATGGCACGCCCAGATCCGGGGCACCTACGCGGAGATGGAGCAGTACCTGAAGGAGGTCATCGCGGAACGCCGCCGCGCTCCCCGCGAGGACATGATCAGTGACCTGCTCGCCGCCCGTATCGAGGGCGAGGCCCTCACGGACGCGGAGTTGCTGGGCTTCCTCTTCCTGCTGCTCATCGCCGGCCTGGAGACCACCGTCCACCTGCTGGGCCACGCCGCCCTGGTGCTCGCCGAGCGCCCGGATGTGTTCGCGCGCGTGCGCGCGGATCGCTCGCTGATTCCGCGGTTCATCGAGGAGGTGCTGCGCTACGAGCCCGTGGCCCAGACGCTGCTGCGGCTCACCACCGCCGAGACGGAGCTCGGCGGCGTCCGCCTGCCAGCCGGCTCGCACGTGATGCTGCTGCTGGGCTCCGCCTGCCGGGACGAGGCGCAGTTCCCCAACAGCGAGAGCTTCGACCTGGACCGGGAGGGGTCGCAGAGCATGCCCTTCGGCCACGGCATCCACTTCTGCCTTGGCGCCCCCCTGGCCCGCATGGAGGCGCGGCTCGCCCTGAATGCGCTGCTCGACCGGTGCGGCGGCCTGGTTCGTGACGCCGCGCCCGTGCAGTGGCACGCCTCGATCGTCGTCCGCGGGCCCACGGTGCTGCCGCTCACCGTGCTGCCGGGTTGA
- a CDS encoding serine hydrolase domain-containing protein yields the protein MARAGFSKEGLARMHASMAAHVERGDLPGVVTLLGRGDEVHVDAIGMMASGGTTPMRRDTLFRIASLTKPVAGVAAMMLVEDGKLRLDEPVDRLLPELAHRRVLRRLDGPVDDTVPANRPILVSDLLTLRMGMGAIMAPGEYPIVRAMTEQGVAVGPWLPKAPSPDAWIRALGSLPLMHQPGEAWMYDTGITVLGVLIARASGQPLETFFRERIFEPLGMKDSGFSVPAEKLERLSTCYMRNPETGKLDVFDAAGRDSQFSRPPGFPSASGGLVSTADDYLAFARMMLNKGEHGGRRLLSERSVELMTTDHITPEQKAVSPFGPGFWDKRGWGYALSIVHKHEPGEPRGFGWDGGYGTSCYWDPETGLIGILMTQRLMDSPAAPPAFVDFWRSAYEAIQAQGLNPAAR from the coding sequence ATGGCCAGGGCAGGATTCTCCAAGGAAGGGCTCGCTCGCATGCACGCGAGCATGGCCGCTCATGTCGAACGCGGCGACCTGCCAGGCGTCGTGACGCTGCTCGGCCGGGGCGACGAGGTGCACGTGGACGCGATCGGCATGATGGCGTCTGGCGGCACGACACCGATGCGGCGCGACACCCTCTTCCGGATCGCCTCGCTGACCAAGCCCGTCGCGGGTGTCGCGGCGATGATGCTGGTGGAAGACGGAAAGCTCCGACTCGACGAGCCGGTGGACCGCCTGCTCCCCGAGCTCGCGCACCGCAGGGTCCTCAGGCGCCTCGACGGACCGGTCGACGACACCGTGCCCGCCAATCGCCCGATCCTCGTCAGTGATCTCCTGACGTTGCGCATGGGAATGGGCGCGATCATGGCGCCGGGTGAGTATCCCATCGTCCGAGCCATGACCGAGCAGGGTGTCGCGGTCGGCCCCTGGCTGCCGAAGGCTCCGAGTCCGGACGCGTGGATCCGCGCCCTGGGCTCCCTGCCGCTGATGCATCAGCCGGGCGAGGCCTGGATGTATGACACCGGCATCACCGTCCTGGGCGTGCTGATCGCGCGAGCCTCGGGCCAGCCACTCGAGACCTTCTTCCGGGAGCGCATCTTCGAGCCCCTGGGGATGAAGGACAGCGGCTTCAGCGTCCCGGCCGAGAAGCTCGAGCGGCTGTCCACCTGCTACATGCGCAACCCCGAGACGGGGAAGCTCGACGTCTTCGACGCCGCCGGTCGGGACAGCCAGTTCAGCCGTCCACCGGGCTTCCCGTCCGCATCCGGCGGCCTGGTCTCGACGGCCGACGACTACCTCGCCTTCGCCCGGATGATGTTGAACAAGGGTGAGCACGGAGGGAGGCGACTCCTCTCCGAGCGCTCGGTCGAGCTCATGACCACCGATCACATCACCCCGGAGCAGAAGGCCGTGTCACCCTTCGGCCCCGGCTTCTGGGACAAGCGCGGCTGGGGATATGCGCTCTCCATCGTCCACAAGCATGAGCCTGGAGAGCCCCGCGGTTTCGGTTGGGACGGGGGCTACGGAACGTCCTGCTATTGGGATCCCGAGACCGGATTGATCGGCATCCTGATGACGCAGCGGTTGATGGACTCTCCCGCCGCGCCACCGGCTTTCGTGGACTTCTGGCGCTCCGCGTACGAAGCGATCCAGGCCCAGGGCCTCAACCCGGCAGCACGGTGA
- a CDS encoding winged helix-turn-helix transcriptional regulator → MSDAHRSGCPINLSLEVFGDRWSLIILRDMIFGGRRHFRELLTQSEEGISSNILSDRLKMLLDEGMITKADDPSHKQKAVYSLTEKSIALVPLFAHLGAWGRRFLPVSEELSIRAQLLEEGGPAMWEQFMAELREAHLGKPAKRKGPSVAEQLQAAYERVRAWQAGKG, encoded by the coding sequence ATGAGCGACGCACACCGATCGGGCTGCCCGATCAATCTCTCTCTCGAGGTATTCGGGGACCGTTGGAGCCTGATCATCCTGCGAGACATGATCTTCGGAGGCCGGCGGCACTTCCGCGAGCTGCTGACGCAGTCGGAGGAGGGCATCTCGTCCAACATCCTGTCGGATCGCCTGAAGATGCTGCTGGACGAGGGAATGATCACCAAGGCCGACGATCCCAGCCACAAGCAGAAGGCGGTCTATAGCCTGACGGAGAAATCCATCGCGCTCGTCCCCCTCTTCGCGCATCTGGGCGCCTGGGGACGCAGGTTCCTGCCCGTTTCCGAGGAGCTCAGCATCCGCGCGCAGCTCCTGGAGGAAGGCGGCCCGGCCATGTGGGAGCAGTTCATGGCCGAGCTGCGCGAGGCACATCTGGGGAAGCCGGCGAAACGGAAGGGCCCCTCGGTCGCCGAGCAGCTGCAGGCCGCCTACGAAAGAGTCCGCGCCTGGCAGGCGGGCAAGGGCTAG
- a CDS encoding glutathione S-transferase family protein — MLTLHHLGRSQSERIVWLCEELGLDYELKRYQRRADNRMAPPEYKALHPMGTAPILTDGDLVLGESGAICEYLLQTHGNGRLAVKRGEPGFTDYLYWFHFANGTLQPVVLQVRSLERVDPSDKNAPLQAAKDRFKLVFSTLEKRLGEAPYLAGKELTAADIMTVFSLTTMRLFKPYDLSPWPNILAYLQRIGARPAYRRAMQKADPDLTPVLGAVPE, encoded by the coding sequence ATGCTGACGCTGCATCATCTCGGGCGTTCGCAATCGGAGCGGATCGTCTGGCTCTGTGAGGAGCTCGGACTCGACTATGAGCTGAAGCGCTATCAGCGCCGGGCCGACAACCGAATGGCCCCGCCGGAATACAAGGCGCTTCATCCGATGGGCACGGCGCCGATCCTCACCGACGGCGACCTCGTCCTCGGGGAATCCGGGGCGATCTGCGAGTATCTGCTCCAGACCCATGGCAATGGCCGGCTCGCTGTGAAGCGCGGCGAACCCGGTTTCACCGACTATCTCTATTGGTTCCACTTCGCCAACGGGACGCTGCAACCGGTCGTCTTGCAGGTGAGGAGTCTGGAGCGCGTCGATCCTTCAGACAAGAACGCGCCGCTGCAGGCGGCCAAGGACCGGTTCAAGCTGGTCTTCTCGACCTTGGAGAAGCGGCTGGGGGAGGCGCCCTATCTGGCCGGCAAAGAGTTGACGGCGGCGGATATCATGACCGTGTTCTCGTTGACCACGATGCGGCTGTTCAAGCCGTATGATCTCTCGCCCTGGCCGAACATTCTGGCCTATCTGCAGCGCATCGGCGCGCGGCCGGCTTATCGTCGGGCGATGCAGAAGGCCGATCCGGATTTGACGCCGGTACTGGGGGCTGTCCCGGAATAA
- a CDS encoding helix-turn-helix transcriptional regulator, with product MATTTLPEFLRTRRERLHPESTERRRTPGLRREEVAARAGVSVTWYTWLEQGRGGVPSDDVLERLARALELDDTNREMLFLLAHARPPPRRHTPPAEVTPALQRVLDNLHVPAFVKTPTFQIVAWNRAAVAVIGDYAAVPERDRNMLRRVFHPESAAFLPHAEDMHRTCLAAFRVDIARAGASEEAAALVDELMETSADFRRLWAENELRTHGVRYRRLVRPNVGELVFETSVFSVDGSDGLSMFVFSPADDASARGVEQLLRELAE from the coding sequence ATGGCGACTACCACCCTCCCCGAATTTCTCCGCACTCGCCGCGAGCGGCTTCACCCCGAATCGACCGAGCGGCGTCGCACTCCTGGACTTCGTCGCGAGGAAGTCGCGGCGCGCGCCGGCGTGAGCGTCACCTGGTACACGTGGCTCGAACAAGGTCGCGGCGGCGTGCCGTCCGACGACGTGCTCGAACGCCTCGCTCGCGCACTCGAGCTCGACGACACGAATCGCGAGATGCTGTTCCTGCTCGCTCACGCTCGTCCGCCACCGCGCCGCCACACGCCGCCCGCCGAGGTCACGCCGGCGCTGCAGCGCGTGCTCGACAACCTGCACGTGCCCGCGTTCGTGAAGACGCCGACGTTTCAGATCGTCGCGTGGAATCGCGCCGCCGTGGCGGTGATCGGCGATTACGCCGCGGTTCCCGAGCGCGACCGCAACATGCTGCGCCGGGTCTTTCATCCCGAATCCGCCGCGTTCCTGCCGCATGCCGAAGACATGCATCGCACGTGCCTCGCCGCGTTTCGCGTCGACATCGCGCGTGCGGGAGCATCAGAAGAAGCTGCCGCGCTCGTCGACGAGTTGATGGAGACGAGCGCGGACTTTCGCCGGCTGTGGGCCGAGAATGAGCTGCGCACGCACGGAGTGAGGTACAGGCGACTCGTCCGACCGAATGTCGGCGAGCTCGTGTTCGAGACGTCGGTGTTTTCCGTCGACGGCAGCGACGGCCTCAGCATGTTTGTCTTTTCACCGGCGGACGACGCTTCAGCGCGTGGGGTCGAACAGCTGCTCCGCGAGCTCGCAGAGTAG
- a CDS encoding alpha/beta hydrolase, whose translation MTQETHREASRKNGQPTYVFVHGAGSNSFSWAPLLRELALLGHRTLAVDLPGHGFDAQFPISYQAPQDLEAFATEPSAMARITLQDNVNHVVDIVRRVAVHGPVILVGASMGGVIISGVGNAIPELLHRIVYISAWCCVDLPSIAEYSQTRENNESLLPSLAGVAVGNPTQIGVGRTNYRSADPAFLSNAKAALMADATDDQFRAFLNTLQPDESLAVMVADARVDAKTWGRIPHTYIRLTRDRSIPPSMQDRMIAEADALTPHNKFDVRTVEASHVGFVLKAREVAGILASLA comes from the coding sequence ATGACTCAAGAAACCCACCGAGAGGCTTCGCGCAAGAACGGGCAGCCGACCTACGTGTTCGTCCATGGAGCCGGCAGCAACTCGTTCAGCTGGGCGCCGCTGCTTCGCGAACTCGCCCTGCTCGGGCATCGCACGCTCGCCGTTGATCTGCCAGGACATGGCTTCGACGCGCAGTTTCCCATCTCGTACCAGGCCCCGCAGGACCTGGAGGCGTTCGCCACCGAGCCGTCGGCGATGGCGCGCATCACCCTCCAGGACAACGTGAATCACGTCGTCGACATCGTCCGGCGCGTCGCCGTCCACGGGCCCGTCATCCTGGTCGGTGCCAGCATGGGCGGAGTGATCATCAGCGGGGTCGGCAACGCCATCCCCGAGCTGCTCCACAGGATCGTCTACATCTCCGCCTGGTGCTGCGTCGATCTGCCCAGCATCGCGGAGTACAGCCAGACGCGAGAGAACAACGAGAGTCTGCTTCCCAGCCTGGCGGGAGTGGCCGTGGGCAATCCCACGCAGATCGGGGTGGGCAGGACCAACTACCGCTCGGCGGACCCGGCCTTCCTCTCCAACGCGAAGGCCGCCCTGATGGCCGACGCCACCGACGACCAGTTCCGGGCGTTCCTCAACACCTTGCAGCCCGACGAGTCGCTCGCGGTCATGGTGGCGGATGCGCGAGTCGACGCGAAGACCTGGGGACGGATTCCTCACACCTACATTCGTCTGACGCGGGATCGGTCGATTCCTCCCTCCATGCAGGACAGGATGATCGCCGAGGCCGATGCGCTGACGCCGCATAACAAGTTCGACGTGCGGACCGTCGAGGCCAGCCACGTCGGGTTCGTCCTGAAGGCCCGGGAGGTCGCCGGGATCCTCGCCAGTCTCGCGTAG
- a CDS encoding glycerate kinase has translation MSRWLVAPQEFKGTLTAAEAASALAEGLRQGSPGVELDVAPLADGGPGTVDALLAGLGGERVTHTVQGPLGAPVRATYGLLDAGRTAVIEMAAASGLSLLTPDQRDPRRTSTTGTGELMREALDLGCERLILGLGGSATNDGGTGALTALGFRFLDTHGAPLPPGGAALKRLARVEASGRHPRLTEVEVLVATDVTAPLLGPDGASRLFGPQKGADEDTVAELESALARLAEVVAPGAAHLAGAGAAGGFGYGLAALAGGRIVSGYELVARTLRLSERLAAAEAVITGEGRFDRQTALGKGPGSLAREARALGKRTVMFAGVVAPDADAGASPFDDVVEVSALAPPGASHAEALRHAGAWWASRRR, from the coding sequence GTGAGCCGCTGGCTCGTCGCGCCGCAGGAGTTCAAGGGGACGCTCACGGCCGCCGAGGCCGCCTCCGCGTTGGCCGAGGGACTGAGACAGGGCTCGCCCGGGGTGGAGTTGGACGTGGCGCCGCTCGCGGACGGCGGACCCGGCACGGTGGACGCGCTGCTCGCGGGACTGGGCGGCGAGCGGGTGACGCACACCGTCCAGGGGCCACTCGGTGCGCCCGTGCGGGCCACCTATGGACTGCTGGACGCGGGACGCACGGCGGTCATCGAGATGGCCGCGGCCTCCGGACTGTCCCTGCTCACACCGGATCAACGAGACCCCCGGCGGACCTCCACCACCGGCACCGGCGAGCTGATGCGCGAGGCGCTGGACCTGGGATGCGAGCGGCTCATCCTCGGGCTCGGCGGCAGCGCCACCAATGATGGGGGAACGGGGGCGCTCACGGCGCTCGGGTTCCGATTCCTCGACACACACGGGGCGCCGCTGCCTCCAGGCGGGGCCGCGCTGAAGCGACTCGCGCGGGTGGAGGCGAGCGGACGGCACCCACGGCTCACCGAGGTGGAGGTGCTGGTGGCCACGGATGTCACCGCGCCGCTGTTGGGACCGGATGGAGCCTCGCGCCTCTTCGGTCCCCAGAAGGGCGCGGACGAGGACACCGTGGCCGAGCTGGAGTCGGCCCTGGCCAGGCTCGCCGAAGTCGTCGCGCCCGGAGCCGCCCACCTCGCTGGCGCGGGCGCCGCTGGAGGCTTCGGCTACGGGCTCGCGGCCCTGGCGGGAGGAAGGATCGTCTCCGGGTACGAGCTGGTGGCCCGGACGCTCCGGCTGTCCGAACGGCTCGCCGCCGCCGAGGCCGTGATCACCGGAGAGGGCCGCTTCGACCGGCAGACGGCGCTCGGCAAGGGCCCCGGCTCCCTGGCCCGGGAGGCGCGGGCGCTCGGCAAGCGCACGGTGATGTTCGCGGGGGTGGTCGCGCCCGATGCGGACGCGGGTGCTTCACCCTTCGACGACGTGGTCGAGGTGTCCGCGCTCGCCCCTCCCGGCGCCTCTCACGCGGAGGCACTTCGCCACGCCGGTGCCTGGTGGGCCTCCCGACGGAGGTAG
- a CDS encoding YkgJ family cysteine cluster protein, protein MNPWDDDIDEAPTPAASAREEARALQELRAIYRQADAAYAPFSCPASGECCQLSKTKRQPWLWYPEWLMLARNHPLPPPREDGGCPFLDAAGRRCTVYAERPFGCRTFFCERIRGPARQPADTVSALLIRLERVSQRILPSLTGPRPILEWHAEASTPKE, encoded by the coding sequence ATGAACCCCTGGGACGACGACATCGACGAAGCCCCCACCCCGGCCGCGAGCGCGCGAGAGGAAGCGCGAGCCCTCCAGGAGCTGCGCGCCATCTACCGGCAGGCGGACGCGGCGTACGCGCCCTTCTCGTGCCCGGCGAGCGGCGAGTGCTGCCAGCTCTCGAAGACGAAGCGTCAACCGTGGCTGTGGTACCCCGAGTGGCTGATGCTCGCGCGCAACCACCCGCTGCCGCCTCCGAGGGAGGACGGTGGCTGTCCCTTCCTGGACGCGGCGGGAAGGCGCTGCACCGTGTACGCGGAGCGCCCCTTCGGCTGCCGGACCTTCTTCTGCGAGCGCATCCGTGGCCCGGCCCGCCAGCCGGCGGACACGGTGAGCGCCCTGTTGATTCGCCTGGAGCGCGTCTCCCAGCGCATACTGCCGTCACTCACGGGTCCCCGTCCCATCCTCGAGTGGCACGCGGAGGCCTCGACCCCGAAGGAGTAA
- a CDS encoding class I SAM-dependent rRNA methyltransferase, with translation MPKPTSGPRHDRRPGPPAGRKRPQHRPEAPAPDRTTPDIGPDGLPQVSLIRRGVERWQAGHPWIYRADLNGDPALQGGEVVRVMDARGWFLGKAFYSKHSKISLRWLSYEDVAVDTDFFRQRLALADAMRRRALPGETTYRVVHGEADLLPGLVVDRYGDCLSVQFLIPGTEQRKQLIVDLLVELFKPRAIINRSDVGVRALEGLPQEKGVLYGTQPGPVAYDEGLVRVRADLLEGQKTGAFLDQRENHIVASQYAFGEALDCFSYVGGFALQLATRAQKVTAVEISDLAAAQLRENAASNKLTNVDVVVANAFDFLRDAVDEGRHFDTIVLDPPSFAKNKDAIEGALRGYKEINLRAIQLLRPGGYLISASCTYHIDEQAFEDMLASAAADAKRRVQIIEKRGAGKDHPVLLNLRETRYLKCFVLRVL, from the coding sequence ATGCCCAAGCCAACCTCAGGACCCCGTCACGATCGCCGCCCCGGACCCCCCGCCGGCCGCAAGCGCCCCCAGCACCGCCCCGAGGCGCCCGCCCCGGACCGGACCACCCCGGACATCGGCCCGGACGGGCTGCCCCAGGTCTCGCTCATCCGCCGGGGCGTCGAGCGCTGGCAGGCCGGCCATCCGTGGATCTACCGCGCCGACCTCAACGGAGACCCCGCCCTGCAGGGCGGCGAGGTGGTGCGCGTGATGGATGCCCGCGGCTGGTTCCTGGGCAAGGCCTTCTATTCGAAGCACTCGAAGATCTCCCTGCGCTGGCTCTCCTACGAGGACGTGGCCGTCGATACGGACTTCTTCCGCCAGCGCCTGGCGCTGGCCGACGCGATGCGTCGACGCGCCCTCCCCGGTGAGACCACCTACCGCGTGGTGCACGGCGAGGCGGACCTGCTGCCCGGCCTCGTGGTGGACCGCTACGGCGACTGCCTGAGCGTGCAGTTCCTCATCCCCGGCACCGAGCAGCGTAAGCAGCTCATCGTCGACCTGCTGGTGGAGCTGTTCAAGCCGCGCGCCATCATCAACCGCTCGGACGTGGGCGTGCGCGCGCTGGAGGGGCTGCCCCAGGAGAAGGGCGTGCTGTACGGCACCCAGCCCGGACCCGTGGCCTATGACGAGGGACTGGTGCGCGTGCGCGCGGACCTGCTGGAGGGCCAGAAGACGGGCGCGTTCCTGGACCAGCGGGAGAACCACATCGTGGCGTCCCAGTACGCCTTCGGCGAGGCGCTGGACTGCTTCTCGTACGTGGGCGGCTTCGCGCTGCAGCTCGCCACCCGGGCCCAGAAGGTCACCGCGGTGGAGATCTCCGACCTGGCGGCGGCTCAGCTGCGCGAGAACGCGGCGTCCAACAAGCTCACCAACGTGGACGTGGTGGTGGCCAACGCCTTCGACTTCCTGCGCGACGCGGTGGACGAGGGCCGGCACTTCGACACCATCGTGTTGGATCCGCCGTCGTTCGCGAAGAACAAGGACGCCATCGAGGGAGCGCTGCGCGGTTACAAGGAGATCAACCTGCGCGCCATCCAGCTGCTGCGGCCGGGTGGCTACCTCATCTCCGCGAGCTGCACGTACCACATCGACGAGCAGGCCTTCGAGGACATGCTGGCCTCGGCGGCGGCGGACGCGAAGCGGCGGGTGCAGATCATCGAGAAGCGTGGCGCGGGCAAGGACCACCCGGTGCTGTTGAACCTGCGCGAGACGCGCTACCTGAAGTGCTTCGTGCTGCGCGTGCTTTGA
- a CDS encoding FxsA family protein, with product MFKYFFLAFTVVPFIELYLLLAIGREVGFWPTVGMVLLTGLVGALLAKGEGVRVIRRWQEALVQGRMPEEGILGGVLVLVGGVLLVAPGVLTDIVGLLLLFPPTRKVVAAIVRRRLERRMAAGTLRVTTFQSGPFPGGPFGTPRTPPQPRIDRRPGDEVDAEFTEEDGR from the coding sequence GTGTTCAAGTACTTCTTCCTCGCGTTCACGGTCGTTCCGTTCATCGAGCTGTACCTGCTGCTGGCCATCGGCCGTGAAGTCGGCTTCTGGCCCACGGTAGGCATGGTTCTGCTCACGGGCCTGGTGGGCGCCTTGCTGGCCAAGGGAGAGGGCGTGCGGGTCATCCGCCGCTGGCAGGAGGCGCTCGTGCAGGGCCGTATGCCCGAGGAGGGCATCCTGGGCGGGGTGCTCGTCCTGGTGGGCGGGGTGCTGCTGGTGGCGCCGGGTGTCCTCACCGATATCGTCGGCCTCCTGCTGCTGTTCCCACCGACGCGCAAGGTCGTAGCCGCCATCGTGCGGCGGAGGCTCGAGCGCCGCATGGCGGCGGGCACATTGCGCGTGACGACCTTCCAGTCGGGTCCGTTCCCGGGAGGCCCTTTCGGGACGCCTCGGACGCCTCCCCAGCCGCGCATCGATCGCCGGCCGGGAGACGAAGTCGACGCCGAGTTCACCGAGGAAGACGGGCGCTGA
- a CDS encoding CPBP family intramembrane glutamic endopeptidase: protein MDSRKDTLWFICITLVVSWFIGWLWLLDEARLVFLLRVLMCVPAVVAMSCAWVFRREPPRAMGFQFPGWGYWALGLLLPLGYAAVEVSLAYAVRAVSGRPDFITFQPESLRGPFGLRGLVVVPAMLGLLVAGSLTWLLVAVAHSRGWPDRVRARFPKNWRVVPHLFDLALWVPSFYLGGLPGELAEEMGWRGYLVRRWMDRPAVAAAISMPVWAAFHLPVIFSSTQRGHVLQNVSFLASIAVASVVFAALYMASRSVWPCALFHLSWNVFNPLLLGDVYTGRPGLFGGEVWIFNGEGVFGLLLNGLLAVWFFRRWMRAPAAQPALGGV, encoded by the coding sequence ATGGACAGCCGTAAGGACACCCTGTGGTTCATCTGCATCACGTTGGTGGTCAGCTGGTTCATCGGGTGGCTGTGGCTGCTGGACGAGGCGCGGCTCGTGTTCCTCCTCCGGGTGTTGATGTGCGTGCCGGCGGTGGTGGCGATGAGCTGCGCGTGGGTCTTCCGGCGTGAGCCGCCGCGCGCGATGGGCTTTCAATTTCCGGGGTGGGGGTACTGGGCCCTGGGGCTGCTGTTGCCCCTGGGGTACGCGGCGGTGGAGGTGTCGCTGGCGTACGCGGTGCGCGCCGTGTCGGGGCGGCCGGACTTCATCACCTTCCAGCCCGAGTCCTTGAGGGGGCCCTTCGGTCTACGCGGCCTGGTGGTGGTGCCCGCCATGCTGGGACTTCTGGTGGCGGGCTCTCTGACCTGGCTCCTGGTGGCGGTGGCGCACAGCCGCGGTTGGCCGGACCGCGTGCGCGCGCGATTTCCCAAGAACTGGCGCGTGGTGCCCCACCTCTTCGACCTCGCGCTGTGGGTGCCCTCGTTCTACCTGGGCGGGCTGCCCGGCGAGCTGGCCGAGGAGATGGGCTGGCGCGGCTACCTCGTGCGCCGGTGGATGGACCGCCCCGCGGTGGCCGCGGCCATCTCCATGCCGGTGTGGGCCGCCTTCCACCTGCCCGTCATCTTCTCCTCCACCCAGCGCGGGCACGTGCTCCAGAATGTCTCCTTCCTCGCCTCCATCGCCGTGGCCTCGGTGGTGTTCGCCGCGCTGTACATGGCCAGCCGCTCGGTCTGGCCCTGCGCGCTGTTCCACCTGAGCTGGAACGTCTTCAACCCCCTGCTGCTCGGCGACGTGTACACCGGGCGCCCCGGCCTCTTCGGTGGCGAGGTGTGGATCTTCAATGGCGAGGGGGTCTTCGGGCTCCTCCTCAACGGGCTGCTCGCGGTGTGGTTCTTCCGGCGGTGGATGCGCGCTCCCGCCGCACAACCCGCCCTGGGAGGGGTGTAG